In Streptomyces sp. NBC_01231, the sequence GTGGCTGGAGACCGGCGACAACCGGCGGGCCGTCCGCGTCGGCCTCGCCGAGACCAGCCGGGTGATCAACTCCGCCGCGGTCATCATGATCTCGGTCTTCCTCGCCTTCGTGCTCAGCGGCGACCGTGTGATCGCCATGTTCGGCATCGCGCTCGCCGCAGCCGTCGCCCTCGACGCCTTCGTCCTGCGCACGCTGCTGGTGCCCGCCCTGATGCATCTGCTCGGCGGCGCCAACTGGTGGCTGCCGCGCTGGCTGGACCGCCGTATGCCCCGCCTCAGCATCGAGCCGCCCGAGTGCCGCGCCGCCCATGAGAGGCTGGCCGCTGCGACGGACGCCGAGGCGGCGAACGTACTGGCGAAGGAGCAGCGGCGGGATGTACGCGATATCCCTGGGTGACGACGGAGCCGAACTGCGTCCCCTGGAGCCTTGGCACGCCGAGGAGTTCCTGGCCCACCTGGACCGGGGGCGCGAGTTCATCAACCGTTTCATTCCGTTCGGCGAGAAGGCCACGGACCTGGACGGCGCCCGCGACATGCTCCAGCGGTACGCCGACCTGCGCGCCGCCGACAGCGCCTCCCTGCACGGCCTGTGGCTGGAGGGGAAGCTCGTCGGCGGGGTGCTCTTCCTGAACTTCGACGCGGAGAACGGCAACTGCGAGGTCGGCTGCTGGCTGGAACCCGCCGGTACCGGGCACGGTCTGGTCACCCGGGCGATGCGGGTGCTCCTCGACTTCGCGATCGAGCGGCGCGGCATGCACCGGGTCGAGTGGATCGCCGCCGTGGACAACCTCCCCAGCCTGAACGTGGCCCGGCGCCTGGGCATGACCCGGGAAGGGGTGCGGCGGTCGAGCTACCCGCACCACGGCGTACGACTCGATCTCGAGGTGTGGTCCATCCTCGCCCCCGAGTGGCGCGCGGCACGCGCGCGTGCCGCACACAGCGATCATTAAGAAACTTCTCAGACAGGATCCGTACGGTGCGCACCATGGGAACCAAGACAGCTGACGAGACCGGCGCCACCACGGGTGCCGAGACCACGACCGACGAGGAGAAGGTGAACGTCACCAAGGCCGACGAGGTGACGGAGTCCGAAGCAGGCGTCGACAGGGCGGCCGGGGACGGAGACGCCGGGAACGCGGATGCCGGGGACGCGGATGTCGAGGATCTCGCCGCGCGGAAGATCGAGGACGAGCGCCCCGCCGGTGTCGGCCAGGGTGCGGGCGCGGTCGTCTCCGCCGCGCTCGGCGTCGTCTCGCTGACCGGCAGCTGGGTCGGCACGATCGCGGCCGCGCGCCAGTCGCTCGTCGGACAGATGGGCGCACAGTCCACCAACTCCTCCGACATCAGCAAGCTGCTCAAGGACGGCTACGGCGACGCCTGGCACGCCACCGCACTGTGGGGCGGCGTCTTCGCGCTGCTCGCGCTGGTCGTCGGTGTCGTGGTGCTGGCCCGTCCCGCGTTCGGCGCCCCCGGCAAGCCGCAGGCCGTGTGGATCAAGTCGGTCTCCTGGGGCGGTGTCGCCCTCGGCGTCATCGGCCTGCTCCTGGCCGTCCTGAAGTACACCGACGTCCTGCTCGCGCTGCCGTCCGTGCCGTCCGCCGGCTGAATCACCGCAGGTCCTGAGGGGCCTTAGGGCATCCGTAAGCACCTTACGGAGCTTCTGAGGCCCCTCACGCACGTCTAAGGCCCCGGGCGCCCCCGAAGATGCGGAACTCTCCCGATGTGGCACACCCCCCTGGGAGACGAAGGTTGAGGCATCGCAACGAGCGAAGCCGAAACCGACCTTCTCGAGGGACACTCCATGTACGAGTACGAGCTCCACCAGTTCCGTTCCGCCGAACTGATCCGCCGGGCCGAGCAGGACCGGCTGGCCCGCCGGGCCGTCCTCGGCAAGCGCGCCGCCCGCCGCGAAGCGGCCCGACGCACCGCCGAGAGCGATCCGCATACCGGCCGCCCACGTCGGCACCGGTTCGTCCGCACCGCGTGAGCGCGGGGACGGCGACGGGGACGGGACGGGCGACCGTATGACGCCGCCCGTCCCCGTGCGCGCCGAGTCCGTCGAGGTTCTGCCGAGCACGGATGCCGGGTTGCCGGACCTGTCAACGCCGGGCACCGGACCGTCGGACCTGCCGAGGACGGGTGCCGGGCTGTCGGCCCTGGCGACGGCACGCACCGCGCTGACGGATCTGTCGAAAACAGGTGCCGCTCTGTCAGACCCGCGTGCGATGCTCGGGCCCGTGGAGACCAGGTCCATCAGTCCCGTGTTCGTCGGCCGCACCGATGAACTGGACACGTTGAACGACGCGCTCGCCCGTGCCGCCGCGGGCGAGCCGCAGGCGTTACTCCTCGGCGGCGAGGCCGGGGTCGGCAAGACCCGCCTGGTCGAGGAGTTCGCCACCGCCGCCTGCCGCCGGGGTGCCGTCGTCGCACTCGGCGGCTGTGTCGAGATCGGCGCCGACGGACTGCCGTTCGCCCCCTTCTCCACCGCCCTGCGTGCCCTGCGCCGCGAACTGCCGGACGAACTCGCGGCCGCGGCCGCCGGCCAGGAGGAGGAACTGGCCCGGCTGCTGCCCGAACTCGGCGAGACGGGCCCCGGACGGCACGACGAGGAGGGCATGGCCCGCCTCTTCGAACTCACCGCCCGGCTGCTGGAACGCGTCGCCGCCGACCGCACGGTCGTCGTCGTCCTGGAGGACCTGCACTGGGCCGACGCCTCCACCCGCCACCTCCTCTCCTACCTCTTCCGCACTCTGCGCACCGGCCGCCTCGTCGTCCTCGCCACCTACCGCGCCGACGACATCCACCGCCGCCACCCGCTGCGCCCCCTCCTCGCCGAACTCGACCGGCTGCGCACCGTCCGCCGTATCGAACTCGGCCGCTTCAACCGTGCCGAGGTCGGCCGCCAGATCGCCGGCATCCTCGCCTCCGAACCCGACCCGATCCAGGCCGACGACATCTTCGAACGCTCCGACGGCAACGCCTTCTTCGTCGAGGAACTCGCCGTCGCCGCCCACGAGGGCTCCTGCACCGGCCTCACCGACTCCCTGCGAGACCTGCTCCTGGTGCGCGTCGAGGGACTCCCGGAGAGCGCCCAGCGGGTCGCCCGGATCGTCGCCGAGGGCGGCTCCACCGTCGAGTACCGGCTGCTCGCCGCCGTGGCCCGGTTCGCCGAGGACGACCTCATCGAGGCCCTGCGGGCGGCCGTGGGGGCCAACATCCTTCTCGCCGCGCCCGGTGGCGACGGCTACCGCTTCCGCCACTCGCTGGTCCGCGAGGCCGTCAGCGACGACCTGCTGCCCGGCGAACGCTCCCGCCTCAACCGCCGCTACGCCGAAGCCCTGGAGGCCGACCCCACGCTCGTCCCGGCCGGCGAACGCGTGATGCGCCTGGCCAGTTACTGGTACCACGCCCACGACGCCGCCAAGGCCCTGCCCGCCGTCCTGGCCGCCTCCGTCACCGCACGCCGCCGGCACGCCTACTCCGAACAACTGGGGCTGCTGGAACGCGCGATGGAACTGTGGGACACCGCCCCCGAGGACGTCCGCGCGCGACTGCGCCCCGTCGACTACACCGAGGTCTATCCGCCCTGCGGCCGCGACCCGGCGACCACTCCGCTCCGCTACCTCGACCTGATGGCCGAGGCAGCCGTCGCCGGACGGCTGTGCGGGGAACGCGAACGCGCCCTGAAGATCATCAAGCGGGCGCTGCGACTGCTGGGCGACGAGGGCGACCCGCTGCGCGCCGCCTGGTTCTGGACCCAGCGCTCCCGCCTTGTCCAGGCGCAGTCCCGCGGCGACGGCTGGGCCGAACTGGCCACCGCCCAGGACCTCGTACGCGGGCTGCCGCCCTCGGAGGTGCACGCCGAGGTCCTCGCCAGCGTGGCCAACTGGTCCATGGTGCACGCCCCCGGCCCCGACGCCTTCACGGCCGCCGAACGCGCGGTGGAGTACGCGCGGATGCTCGGCGTCCGCGACACCGAGATGAACGCCCGCCTCACGCTCGGCGGCCTCATGGTCGAGGCCGGTGACGTGGCGGCGGGCCTCGCCGAAATGTCCGAGGTCAAGGACCGAACGGTGGAGTACGGCATCTCCACCATCGCCGGCCGTGCCTATGTGAACCTGCCCGACGCCCTCGAATCCGTCGGCCGCTCCAAGGAGGCCGTGCCGGTCCTGGAGGAGGGACTCGCCCACGCCCAGAAGTTCGGCCTGCTGGACGCCGAGGCCTGGATCTGGGGCAACCTCGCCGAGAGCCTCTACTCCCTGGGCCGCTGGGACCAGGCCGCCGAAGCGGGCACCAAGGCCGAACGCGTCGGCCAGAGCGCCAAGCCCCACGGCTTCCACGCCACCCTCCGCGCCGAACTCGCCCTCGACCGAGGGGACCTGGCCGCCGCCGCAGGCCATCTGACCGCCGCCCGCGGCCACTTCGGGAACCACGACCGCGCTCCCCAGCACGAACTGCCCCTCGTGCGCATCGCGATCGGTATCGCCGCCGCCGAGGGCCGCCTCCTCGACGCCCGCGCCGAACTCGCGCGCGCCCTGGCCGCCGGCTTCCCGCCCGGCACCCAGCGCTACGTCTGGCGGATGCTGCTCGCCTCGGCCGCCACGGAAGCCGACGCGCGCGACCTGCCCACCGTCGGCCCCGGCCGCCCCGAGATCCTCGAACGCATCCGCGTCACAGCCAAGCCCCTGACCACCCATGTCCCGGTATGGCAGGCCTACGAGCGCTGGGTCCGCGCCGAGCTGCTACGAGCCGAGGGCGCCGCCCGAGCGGACACCTGGGCGCAGGTCGTCACCGCCTTCGAGGCCCTGGAGCGCCCCTACGATCTCGCCCGCGTCCGGCACCGCCTCGCCGAGGCCCTCCTGCTGTCGGGGGAGGGCGACGACGACCGGGACCGCGCCACGGAACTGCTGCGCCTGGCCCACGCAGCCGCCGAACACCTCGGCGCGCGTCCCCTGGCCGTATCCACCGCCCGCCTGGCCCAGCGCGCCCGCCTCAGCCTCACCGGCGCCCGCCCCCTGAAGGGCGGCCGGACCGCCACCGACGGCGGGGCCGATGACGGCACCCCGGAAGACCCGGCCCGCGCCCTCGGCCTCACCGGCCGGGAACGCGACGTCCTGCGCCTGGTCTCCGCCGGCCGCACCAATCGCCAGATAGCCGAGGAGCTGTTCATCTCCCCGAAGACGGCCAGCGTCCACGTCTCGAACATCCTGGGCAAGCTCGGCGTCTCGGGCCGGGGCGAGGCGGCGGCGGTGGCACATCGTCTGGGACTGTTCGCGGCCGATGTCTCCCATGTGCCGACCTCCGGCTGAGGCGTAGGCTGCAAGTGACTGGCATGGAGGCGCCGTGTTCAACATGTTCGAGGAACTGTTCGCACCGGGCCGCAAGCACACCCGCGACGAGCAGAACCGGCTGGAACTCACCCGGGAGGACGTCGGAGACGGCGATCCCGGGCACGGGCCCATAGACCTCACGTCCGGGAAGGTCGTCGTACGACCGCCGAAGCCGGACGAGGAGCCCTTCTCGCGGGAGTGAGCGCCGGGGCAGGCCCTCAGCGCACCTGTATCTCCAGGATCCGGTCGTCCCCGTCCTTCGGGTCCCCGCGGCCGTCCGTGTTGCTGGTCACCAGCCACAGCTTGTCGCCGCCTGCCGATACCACCGTGCGCAGCCGGCCGTAATCGCCCTGGAGGAAGGCCTGAGGGTCGGCCGAGGCCGCCGTGCCCTTGAGGGGGATGCGCCACAGACGCTGGCCCTTCAGGCCTGCCATCCAGACGGAACCCTCGGCGTAGGCGATGCCGCTCGGGGAGGCGTCGTCCGTGCGCCACTGGGCCACCGGGTTCTGGTACTCGGAGCTGTCCGACCTGCCCTCCGCGTCCGGCCAGCCGTAGTTCCCGCCCGGCTTGATCGCGTTCAGTTCGTCCCAGGTGTCCTGGCCGAACTCCGAGGCGAACAGGCGCTGCTTGGAATCCCAGGCCAGACCCTGCACATTGCGGTGGCCGTACGAGTACACGGGGGAGTCCGGGAAGGGGTTGCCCGGCGCCGGTTCGCCCTCCGGGGTCAGCCGGAGGATCTTGCCGCCCAGCGACTTGGTGTCCTGGGACAGGCCGGTGTCCCCGCTCTCGCCGGTGCCCGCGTACAGCATCCGGTCCGGGCCGAAGGCGATCCGGCCGCCGTTGTGGATCACGCCCTTGGGGATGCCCTTGAAGATCGTGTCGGGCGCGCCCAGTTGCTCGCCGGAGGGCTTCTTCTCGTCGTACAGCATGCGGACGACGCGATTGTCGGAGGCCGAGGTGAAGTAGGCGTAGACCATGTGGTCCGAGGCGTAGTCCGGGGAGATCGCGATGCCGAGCAGGCCGCCCTCACCCGCCGGGGAGACCCCCGGCACCTCGCCCAGCTCGGTCTTCTTGCCCGACTGCCCGTCGATCCAGGTGATCGTGCCCTCGTCGCGGGACGAGACGAGCAGATCGCCGTCCGGGAGGGGGGCCAGGCCCCAGGGGCTGTCGAGGCCTTCCGTGACGGTGCGCACCACCTTCACCGAACCCTTGGCGGGGGGTGCCTGCTCAGCGGGTTCCCGGGAGGGCGACGACCCCGAAGCCGTACGACTAGGTGTGGGGCTGTCGGCGCCGGACGACGGTCCGCCGCCTCCGCCGTCGGACGAGCATCCGGCCGTCAGCAGGAGGGCGGCCGCGGCCAACGCGGCCGGTACAGCTCGGTGTTGCACGATTCTGGTCCCTTCGACGGGCGGTCTCGCGGCAGGTTCTACTTGTCATACACCGCTCGCGCCTCACAGGTTCCCGATTCCTAGTCCCAGGATCCCTGTGCCCGTGGGAGCTCCGCCACTTCCGCCAGGTCCTGGGCCGTCAGGCGCAGGGTCGCCGCCCGTGCGTTGTCCGTCACCCAGCGCTCCTGCTTGGCACCGGGCACCGGGACCACATGCCTGGCCTGGGCGAGGACCCAGGCCAGGGCCACCTGAGCCGGAGTGACGTCCGCGCCGTGGCGGCGGGCCACCCGGCGCAGGCCGGCCACGATCGGCTGGTTGGCGGCCATCATCTCCGCGGTGAAGCGGGGGTGGCGGGCCCGCAGGTCGTCCCGTTCGAAGCCCTCGCCCGGCGTGAGCGTGCCGGTCAGGAAGCCGTTGCCGAGCGGCATCGCGGCCAGGAAACCGATGCCGCGGGCCTCGCACCACGGCAGCAGCGACCACGCGGCCTCCGGCGACCACACCGACAGCTCCGCCTGCACCGCGCTCACCGGGAAGACCTGCTGGACCCTCCGCAGCTGCCGGATCGTCGTGTCGTGCAGTCCGCCCTCGGACCGGCGGCCACCTCGCGGACCCATCGCGCACAGCCCCAACGACCGCACCTTTCCGGCCCGCACGAGCTCCGCCATCGCACCCCAGGTCTCCTCGACCGGAACCTCGGGGTCCGCGCGGTGCAGCTGGTAGAGGTCGATGACGTCGGTCTGCAGTCGGCGCAGGGAGGCGTCGCAGGCCCGTCGCACATAGCCCGGGCGGCCGTTGGCCACGATGTGCTGCTCGCCGACCAGCAGGCCGACCTTGGTCGACACGAAGGCGTCCTGGCGCCGTTCCTTCAGCGCCCGCCCGATCAGCAGCTCGTTGGTGAACGGGCCGTACATGTCGGCCGTGTCCAGGAGCGTCGAGCCCAGGTCCAGCGCCCGGTGCACGGCCCTGATCGACTCCTCGCCGCGCTGCCGTGACCCGCTGTACGCCCAGCTCATCGGCATGCACCCGAGTCCGACGGCTCCCACCGCGAGCGCCGCCGCGCCGATCGTCCTGCGCTCCACCTGCTCGTGACCCTCCCTCTCCTGGCCCCCAACCTAACCTCTGCGCTGCCGCGTCCCTGACATAGCCTCCTGACCATGACTGCTGCTGATGTGTGGCTCCCCGTTCCGCCGGAGGAGATCGAGGGAATCCCCGAGGGCCTGAACTACCGCTTCTGGAACGGGGAGGAGGATTTTCCCGCGGACCCCGCCGACTGCGTCTACTACGTGGTCCCCTACATGAAGCCCGTCGAGGTCGTGCTGCGACCGATGCCGCGTTTGAGCTCGGTGCAGGTCGTGCAGACCCTGTCGGCGGGCACCGACGCCGTCGAGCCGGGCCTCACGCACCTGCGCCCCGGCGTGCGGCTGTGCAATGCCCGCGGGGTGCACGAGGCGAGCACGGCCGAACTCGCGCTCACGCTGGTCCTCGCCTCGCTGCGCGGCGTACCGGGCTTCGTCCGCGCCCAGGACCGGGGGGAGTGGCGCGGCGGGTTCCGGCCCGCGCTGGCGGACCGGAACGTCCTGGTCGTGGGATACGGCTCGATCGGATCAGCGATCGAGGACCGGCTCGTTCCGTTCGAGGTGGCGCGTGTGGCGCGCGTCGCGCGCTCCGGGCGCACCACGGCGCGCGGACCCGTGCACCCACTCACCGAACTCCCCTCCCTGCTGCCGGAGGCGGACGTCGTGATCCTGTCCACACCGCTCAGCGAGACCACCCGCCACCTGGTGAACGCCGACTTCCTGGCCCGTATGAAGGACGGCGCGCTGCTGGTCAACGTGGCCCGCGGCCCCGTCGTCGACACCAAGGCGCTGCTCGCCGAGCTCGAGAGCGGCCGCCTCACCGCCGCCCTCGACGTCACCGACCCCGAGCCGCTGCCCCCGGGCCACCCCCTGTGGCACGCGCCCGGCGTGCTCATCAGCCCCCACGTCGGCGGACCCACGTCCGCGTTCCTGCCGCGCGCCAAGCGGCTCCTCGTGGACCAGTTGAACCGATTCGTGAACCAGGAGCCGCTGCGCAACGTGATCCTCACGACGGGCGCAACCGGCGCCTGACGCCCACGGCTTGAGCCCCACGCGCGCGATCCGCGCGACGGGCGCAACGGGCGCACAATCCGTTTCCGGCACCCTCCGCAACCTTCCGGACGCGGTCCGTGCCCGCATCGCCGCTGGTCGTCACGGAGCGTAGAGGAACTATGTCCCTGAGTGACGAGACTGGTGTATCGTCCCGACAGGGGCTGCGCCGAGAGCCATTCGGCGCCGGGGATGGACATTGCAGAATGTGAGGGGGGCGACGGGCGATGCACGGCCTATGGACGAACGATCCGACGCGGCGAGGCCGCCGGCGACGACCCTGGAACACGGCCGCGCGTGGACGCGGTCACCACGGCAGCCACCACGACGGGCATGCCGGACCCCCTGGCCATCAGCATCACAGCCACCACCGCGGGTGCAGCAGCCGCGGGAGGCACGCGCACCCAGCGCACCGGGACCCGAGGGACCTCAGGGCGGCGCGGACCGGGAGGGCCCGGTGAGTTCGCCCCCGTCCTCCACGACCACTCTCGACTCGGCGCCGCGGGTCCGGCGCGTAACCGGCCCGTCGACCACCCGCCCACCGGCTTCGGGCAGCGGATCGAGCATGGTCCGCCAACTCGTGCTGGCCCTGGTGTGCGCCGGATACGCCCTGGGTTCCGCGCTCGGCTGGGGCTCGCGCGAAGCCGCCCTGATCATGGGTGACTTCGGGCTCAGTGCCGCGGCGGGCGCCGGGGCCGTCTCCTGTTTCCTCTACGCCCGCAGCCGCCGGATCCGCTTTCGACCCGCGTGGATGCTGTTCGCCCTCTCCTCGACGATGGCGGCCCTGGGCAACCTGGTGTGGGGGTGGTACGAGGTCGTCCTCGGTATCGAGGTGCCCAGCCCCAGCTACGCAGACCTGTTCTTCCTGTGCTTCGCGCCACCCGCCATCGTGGGACTGCTGGTGCTCGCCAAGCGGCCGGTGACGAAGGCGGGTTGGGTCTGTCTCGGCCTGGACGCCTGGCTGATCGGCGGCTCCCTGCTCACGCTCTCCTGGAGCCTGGCCCTCGCGCAGGCGGCCAGGTCCGAGGGGTCGAGCGTTTCGCACGCCGCGCTCTCGCTCGCCTATCCGCTGCTGGACATCGCCCTGGTCAGCATGGTGCTCGCCCTGCACTTCAGGCGCTCGGCGGTGAACCGGACGGCGGTCAACACCGCGATCGGGGCGCTCGCCCTGACCGTGATGTGCGACGCCCTGTTCACCTCGCCATTGCTGCACCACACGTACCGCTCCGGACAGCTGCTCGACGCCGGCTGGTTCGCCGGCTCGCTGCTGCTCGCGTACGCCCCCTGGGCCGCGTCGGGGTCCGAAACCGACGCCGACCGTCCACCCCCGCCCGGGGGGACCCGCGTGGTGCGCGAGCACCTGCCCGGACAGCGCCCCGGCCCGAACCCCCATCCCCCCGCGCAGGGAGATGATCCCAGCCGGTACCCGACCGCCCGGCCCATCGCCGGCTCCCTGGCCGCCCTCACGCCCTACCTCGCCGCCGCCGTCTGCACCCTGGGGATCCTCTACAACGTCCTCAACGGCCGCAGCGTCGACCGCGTGGTGCTGCTCACCGGCGGGACGGTGGTGCTCGCTCTCGTGGTGCGCCAAGGCATCATGCTGCTCGACAACATCACCCTCACCCAGGAACTGGCGCAGCAGGAGAACCACTTCCGTTCCCTGGTGCAGGGCTCCAGCGACGTCATCATGATCGCCGCGCCCAACGGCATCCTGCGTTACGTCTCCCCGGCCGCCGCCGGAGTGTACGGGTGCCCCGCCGAGGAGCTCGTCGGCACGGAGCTGGCCGGACTCATCCACCCGGAGGACCTGGGCTGCGTGGTGCACGAGGTGCGCCGCTTCCTCGCCGCCAGCCCCCTGGAGGAACCCACCACACGCATCGAATGCCGCTTCCGGTCCGGCGAGGGCGGTTGGCTCAATGTCGAGTCCACGGTCAACCGTCACCACGGCGGCCTCATCTTCAACAGCCGGGACGTGACCGAGAGGGTCCGACTGCAGGCGCAGCTCCAGCACAACGCCGAGCACGACCCGCTGACCGACCTGCCCAACCGCGCCCTGTTCACCCGGCGCGTCCAGCAGGCTCTGTCCGGCCGCCGCGCCTCGGACCGGGGCGCCGCATTGCGCGGCACGGCCGTGCTCTTCATCGACCTGGACGGCTTCAAGGCCGTCAACGACACGATCGGGCACCAGGCCGGCGACGAGCTGCTGGTCCAGGCCGCCCGCAGGCTCCAGGACGCCGTCCGGCACGGGGACACCGCGTCCCGGCTCGGCGGCGACGAGTTCGCGGCCCTGATCGTCGGCGACGGCACCCGTGACCGCCCCGCCCGCGAACGTCACATCCTGGAGCTCGCCGACCGCCTCCGGACCAAGCTCTCGCAGCCGTTCCTCATCGACGGCAACGATGTCCGGGTCAACGCGTCCATCGGCGTCGCCTTCGCCGAACCGGGCCTCGGCGCGGGCGAACTGCTGCGCAACGCGGACCTCGCGATGTACCGCGCCAAGGCGGGCGGCAAGGGCCGAGTCGAGTTGTACGCCCCACAGATGCAGCAGGACGTCGTACGGAAGGCCGAGCTGGCCACGCGTCTGCGGGCGGCGCTGCACGACGGAGAGTTCACGCTGCTGCACCAGCCGGTGGTGTGCCTGGAGGACGGCCGGATCACCTCGGTCTCCGCCCAGGCGCGCTGGCGCTCCTCCCAGGGCGTGCTGTTCACGCCCGCCGAGTTCCTGCGGGTGGCCGAGGACAGCGACAAGACCGCCGAGCTGGGGCGCTGGATGCTGGAGGAGGCCGTCGAGCAGGCGGCCGAGCGGGCGGCGGCGGGCCTGTCCGTACCGGTGGCGGTCCGGATGGGCGCGCGCCGGCTGCTGGACCGCTCGATGCCGCTCGGCTCGACCGAGGCTCTGCTGACCCGGCACGGACTGCCGTCCGGCTCCCTGGTGATCGAGCTGGCCGACATCGACCCCCGGGTCTCCCTGGACGAGCTGGAGCGTCGACTGAGCGCGTTGCGCAGGCTCGGGGTCCGGATCGCTCTGGACGGCTTCGGAAGCGGATACGCGGCGATCACGGCTCTCAGGCGACTCCCGGTCGACGTGCTGAGACTCGACCGCGGTCTGGTCGAAGGTGTCGTCGAGTCCGCGCGGCTGCACAAGATCACCAGTGGGCTGTTGAGGATCGCCGGGGATCTCGGGTTGCAGTCGGTGGCGGACGGCGTGGACCTGCCGGAGCAGGTCGTGGCGCTGCGCGCGATGGGCTGCACCCACGGGCAGGGCATGGCGTTCTCGGGTCCGCTGGACGAGTACCGGCTGCGCCAGGCGCTGGGTTCCGGCCACTGCCCGGTGCCGCACGGCCCGGCCGAGCCCGCGTTCGCGGGCGGCGGCGCGGGGGTGTACACCACAGGCGTGGTGTCGGTTCTCGGATGCGGCACGGCCCTCCGTTCACATAATGAGACTCCCGTCCCACCCACTTGACAGTAGGTGCGTGCCGGGGGGAGGGTCAGTGCCATGCGCACCCGAATTCTCGTACTTGGAAAGCGCGTCGGCTGACGCTGGTGACCTCCGGACGGACCCGGAACTCCCAGCGACCCCACCCGGCGCGCTCCCCTCGCTTGCCTTATGGCACGAGGGGTTTTTTGTTGCACAGACACCTTCTGTGCGGCAGCCGAAAACCGCACAAACTTCGCAAAAACCCTCAGCATCGAGAAGAGAATGCCGATGACCGAGCAGGCCACCGGGGCCCATCACCCGCAGCCGCGGCCCCGATCCGGAGGACAGTCCGCCCCCGAGCGCGTCACGGGTGCGCAGTCCCTCATCCGCTCTCTCGAGGAGGTCGGGGCCGACACGGTATTCGGCATTCCCGGCGGTGCGATCCTTCCCGCGTACGACCCGCTGATGGACTCCACCCGGGTGCGCCACGTCCTGGTCCGCCATGAGCAGGGCGCAGGACACGCGGCCACCGGTTACGCGCAGGCCACCGGCAAGGTCGGCGTCTGCATGGCGACCTCCGGCCCCGGTGCCACGAACCTGGTGACGCCGATCGCGGACGCCCACATGGACTCGGTGCCGCTCGTGGCGATCACCGGGCAGGTGGCTTCCAAGGCGATCGGCACGGACGCCTTCCAGGAGGCGGACATCGTCGGCATCACGATGCCGATCACCAAGCACAACTTCCTGGTCACCAAGGCCGAGGACATCCCCCGGGTGATCGCGCAGGCCTTCCACATCGCCTCCACCGGCCGGCCCGGCCCGGTCCTGGTCGACATCGCCAAGGACGCCCTCCAGGCGCAGACGACCTTCTCCTGGCCCCCGGTCATGGACCTGCCCGGCTACCGCCCGGTGACCAAGCCGCACGCCAAGCAGATCCGCGAGGCCGCCAAGCTGATCACCGCCGCGCAGCGGCCGGTCCTGTACGTCGGCGGCGGCGTCCTGAAGGCCAAGGCCACCGCCGAGCTGAAGGTCCTCGCCGAACTCACCGGAGCGCCCGTCACCACCACCCTGATGGCGCTCGGCGCATTCCCCGACAGTCACGAGCTGCACGTGGGAATGCCGGGCATGCACGGTGCGGTCACCGCCGTCACCGCGCTGCAGAAGGCCGACCTGATCGTCGCCCTCGGAGCCCGCTTCGACGACCGCGTCACCGGCAAGCTGGACAGCTTCGCCCCGTACGCCAAGATCGTCCACGCCGACGTCGACCCGGCCGAGATCGGCAAGAACCGCGCCGCGGACGTGCCGATCGTCGGTGACGCCCGCGAGGTCATCGCGGACCTGGTCCAGGCCGTGCAGAAGGAGCACAGCGAAGGCCACCGGGGCGACTACAGCGCTTGGTGGAAGGACCTCAACCGCTGGCGCGAGAACTATCCGCTGGGCTACGACCAGCCCGCGGACGGATCCCTCTCGCCGCAGCAGGTCATCGAGCGCATCGGCCAACTCGCCCCGGCGGGCACGATCTTCGCGGCGGGCGTCGGCCAGCACCAGAT encodes:
- a CDS encoding PQQ-dependent sugar dehydrogenase, whose protein sequence is MVQHRAVPAALAAAALLLTAGCSSDGGGGGPSSGADSPTPSRTASGSSPSREPAEQAPPAKGSVKVVRTVTEGLDSPWGLAPLPDGDLLVSSRDEGTITWIDGQSGKKTELGEVPGVSPAGEGGLLGIAISPDYASDHMVYAYFTSASDNRVVRMLYDEKKPSGEQLGAPDTIFKGIPKGVIHNGGRIAFGPDRMLYAGTGESGDTGLSQDTKSLGGKILRLTPEGEPAPGNPFPDSPVYSYGHRNVQGLAWDSKQRLFASEFGQDTWDELNAIKPGGNYGWPDAEGRSDSSEYQNPVAQWRTDDASPSGIAYAEGSVWMAGLKGQRLWRIPLKGTAASADPQAFLQGDYGRLRTVVSAGGDKLWLVTSNTDGRGDPKDGDDRILEIQVR
- a CDS encoding aldo/keto reductase, translated to MERRTIGAAALAVGAVGLGCMPMSWAYSGSRQRGEESIRAVHRALDLGSTLLDTADMYGPFTNELLIGRALKERRQDAFVSTKVGLLVGEQHIVANGRPGYVRRACDASLRRLQTDVIDLYQLHRADPEVPVEETWGAMAELVRAGKVRSLGLCAMGPRGGRRSEGGLHDTTIRQLRRVQQVFPVSAVQAELSVWSPEAAWSLLPWCEARGIGFLAAMPLGNGFLTGTLTPGEGFERDDLRARHPRFTAEMMAANQPIVAGLRRVARRHGADVTPAQVALAWVLAQARHVVPVPGAKQERWVTDNARAATLRLTAQDLAEVAELPRAQGSWD
- a CDS encoding AAA family ATPase yields the protein MLGPVETRSISPVFVGRTDELDTLNDALARAAAGEPQALLLGGEAGVGKTRLVEEFATAACRRGAVVALGGCVEIGADGLPFAPFSTALRALRRELPDELAAAAAGQEEELARLLPELGETGPGRHDEEGMARLFELTARLLERVAADRTVVVVLEDLHWADASTRHLLSYLFRTLRTGRLVVLATYRADDIHRRHPLRPLLAELDRLRTVRRIELGRFNRAEVGRQIAGILASEPDPIQADDIFERSDGNAFFVEELAVAAHEGSCTGLTDSLRDLLLVRVEGLPESAQRVARIVAEGGSTVEYRLLAAVARFAEDDLIEALRAAVGANILLAAPGGDGYRFRHSLVREAVSDDLLPGERSRLNRRYAEALEADPTLVPAGERVMRLASYWYHAHDAAKALPAVLAASVTARRRHAYSEQLGLLERAMELWDTAPEDVRARLRPVDYTEVYPPCGRDPATTPLRYLDLMAEAAVAGRLCGERERALKIIKRALRLLGDEGDPLRAAWFWTQRSRLVQAQSRGDGWAELATAQDLVRGLPPSEVHAEVLASVANWSMVHAPGPDAFTAAERAVEYARMLGVRDTEMNARLTLGGLMVEAGDVAAGLAEMSEVKDRTVEYGISTIAGRAYVNLPDALESVGRSKEAVPVLEEGLAHAQKFGLLDAEAWIWGNLAESLYSLGRWDQAAEAGTKAERVGQSAKPHGFHATLRAELALDRGDLAAAAGHLTAARGHFGNHDRAPQHELPLVRIAIGIAAAEGRLLDARAELARALAAGFPPGTQRYVWRMLLASAATEADARDLPTVGPGRPEILERIRVTAKPLTTHVPVWQAYERWVRAELLRAEGAARADTWAQVVTAFEALERPYDLARVRHRLAEALLLSGEGDDDRDRATELLRLAHAAAEHLGARPLAVSTARLAQRARLSLTGARPLKGGRTATDGGADDGTPEDPARALGLTGRERDVLRLVSAGRTNRQIAEELFISPKTASVHVSNILGKLGVSGRGEAAAVAHRLGLFAADVSHVPTSG
- a CDS encoding DUF6191 domain-containing protein; this translates as MFNMFEELFAPGRKHTRDEQNRLELTREDVGDGDPGHGPIDLTSGKVVVRPPKPDEEPFSRE
- a CDS encoding GNAT family N-acetyltransferase — protein: MYAISLGDDGAELRPLEPWHAEEFLAHLDRGREFINRFIPFGEKATDLDGARDMLQRYADLRAADSASLHGLWLEGKLVGGVLFLNFDAENGNCEVGCWLEPAGTGHGLVTRAMRVLLDFAIERRGMHRVEWIAAVDNLPSLNVARRLGMTREGVRRSSYPHHGVRLDLEVWSILAPEWRAARARAAHSDH